A window of Phocoena phocoena chromosome 6, mPhoPho1.1, whole genome shotgun sequence contains these coding sequences:
- the LOC136125155 gene encoding collagen alpha-1(I) chain-like, whose amino-acid sequence MGPTGRARLRPLLSIGEPGRTWAPPGGLGYGPCSALGNQGGHGAHREGSATAPAQHWGTRADMGPTGRARLRPLLSIGEPGRTWGPPGGLGYGPCSALGNQGGHGAHREGSATAPAQHWGTRADMGPTGRARLRPLLSIGEPGRTWGPPGGLGYGPCSALGNQGGHGAHREGSATAPAQHWGTRADMGPTGRARLRPLLSIGEPGRTWGPPGGLGYGPCSALGNQGGHGAHREGSAMAPAQHWGTRADMGPTGRARLWPLLSIGEPGRTWGPPGGLGYGPCSALGNQGGLGAHREGSATAPAQHWGTRADMGPTGRARLRPLLSIGEPGRTWGPPGGLGYGPCSALGNQGGHGAHREGSAMAPAQRWGTRADMGPTGRARLWPLLSVGEPGRTWGPPGGLGYGPCSALGNQGGHGAHREGSAMAPAQRWGTRADMGPTGRARLWPLLSIGEPGRTWGPPGGLGYGPCSALGNQGGHGAHREGSATAPAQHWGTRADMGPTGRARLRPLLSIGEPGRTWGPPGGLGYGPCSALGNQGGHGAHREGSAMAPAQRWGTRADIGPTGRARLWPLLSVGEPGRTCEQT is encoded by the coding sequence ATGGGGCCCACCGGGAGGGCTCGGCTACGGCCCCTGCTCAGCATTGGGGAACCAGGGCGGACATGGGCCCCACCGGGAGGGCTCGGCTACGGCCCCTGCTCAGCATTGGGGAACCAGGGCGGACATGGGGCCCACCGGGAGGGCTCGGCTACGGCCCCTGCTCAGCATTGGGGAACCAGGGCGGACATGGGGCCCACCGGGAGGGCTCGGCTACGGCCCCTGCTCAGCATTGGGGAACCAGGGCGGACATGGGGCCCACCGGGAGGGCTCGGCTACGGCCCCTGCTCAGCATTGGGGAACCAGGGCGGACATGGGGCCCACCGGGAGGGCTCGGCTACGGCCCCTGCTCAGCATTGGGGAACCAGGGCGGACATGGGGCCCACCGGGAGGGCTCGGCTACGGCCCCTGCTCAGCATTGGGGAACCAGGGCGGACATGGGGCCCACCGGGAGGGCTCGGCTACGGCCCCTGCTCAGCATTGGGGAACCAGGGTGGACATGGGGCCCACCGGGAGGGCTCGGCTACGGCCCCTGCTCAGCATTGGGGAACCAGGGCGGACATGGGGCCCACCGGGAGGGCTCGGCTACGGCCCCTGCTCAGCATTGGGGAACCAGGGCGGACATGGGGCCCACCGGGAGGGCTCGGCTACGGCCCCTGCTCAGCATTGGGGAACCAGGGCGGACATGGGGCCCACCGGGAGGGCTCGGCTATGGCCCCTGCTCAGCATTGGGGAACCAGGGCGGACATGGGGCCCACCGGGAGGGCTCGGCTATGGCCCCTGCTCAGCATTGGGGAACCAGGGCGGACATGGGGCCCACCGGGAGGGCTCGGCTATGGCCCCTGCTCAGCATTGGGGAACCAGGGCGGACTTGGGGCCCACCGGGAGGGCTCGGCTACGGCCCCTGCTCAGCATTGGGGAACCAGGGCGGACATGGGGCCCACCGGGAGGGCTCGGCTACGGCCCCTGCTCAGCATTGGGGAACCAGGGCGGACATGGGGCCCACCGGGAGGGCTCGGCTACGGCCCCTGCTCAGCATTGGGGAACCAGGGCGGACATGGGGCCCACCGGGAGGGCTCGGCTATGGCCCCTGCTCAGCGTTGGGGAACCAGGGCGGACATGGGGCCCACCGGGAGGGCTCGGCTATGGCCCCTGCTCAGCGTTGGGGAACCAGGGCGGACATGGGGCCCACCGGGAGGGCTCGGCTACGGCCCCTGCTCAGCGTTGGGGAACCAGGGCGGACATGGGGCCCACCGGGAGGGCTCGGCTATGGCCCCTGCTCAGCGTTGGGGAACCAGGGCGGACATGGGGCCCACCGGGAGGGCTCGGCTATGGCCCCTGCTCAGCATTGGGGAACCAGGGCGGACATGGGGCCCACCGGGAGGGCTCGGCTACGGCCCCTGCTCAGCATTGGGGAACCAGGGCGGACATGGGGCCCACCGGGAGGGCTCGGCTACGGCCCCTGCTCAGCATTGGGGAACCAGGGCGGACATGGGGCCCACCGGGAGGGCTCGGCTACGGCCCCTGCTCAGCATTGGGGAACCAGGGCGGACATGGGGCCCACCGGGAGGGCTCGGCTATGGCCCCTGCTCAGCATTGGGGAACCAGGGCGGACATGGGGCCCACCGGGAGGGCTCGGCTATGGCCCCTGCTCAGCGTTGGGGAACCAGGGCGGACATAGGGCCCACCGGGAGGGCTCGGCTATGGCCCCTGCTCAGCGTTGGGGAACCAGGGCGGACATGTGAGCAGACCTGA